In Blautia sp. SC05B48, a single genomic region encodes these proteins:
- a CDS encoding TPM domain-containing protein, with translation MKKRISVFLISILLCLACAFPVWAGTVSRLDDQAGLLDAEQKESLSSTLDEISEREQVDVVIVTVNSLEGKTAQAYAEDYFIDRGYGQGENGDGILFLLDMGDRNWAIATHGYAIEVFTDAGQSYIMDQVKPYLSDGDYNEAFHKFATECDDFITQANEAEPYDVENLPKEPFDVGVNLLIALAVGLVAGLLVTGNMRRKLKTVRKQDRAASYVRQGSMEVTRSNDFYLYSTVSKSAKPKNEDSNGGSSTHTSSSGDTFGGSSGKF, from the coding sequence ATGAAAAAAAGAATATCCGTATTTTTGATATCAATCCTTTTGTGTCTGGCATGCGCTTTTCCGGTATGGGCAGGCACCGTAAGCCGTCTGGATGACCAGGCGGGACTTCTGGATGCAGAGCAGAAGGAGAGCCTGAGCAGTACTCTGGATGAGATCAGTGAGCGGGAACAGGTAGATGTTGTGATCGTTACCGTTAACAGTCTTGAGGGAAAAACAGCCCAGGCGTATGCTGAGGATTATTTTATTGACCGTGGATATGGACAGGGGGAAAATGGTGACGGTATTTTATTCCTGTTGGATATGGGAGACCGTAATTGGGCCATTGCAACACACGGATATGCGATAGAAGTGTTTACTGATGCCGGACAGTCCTACATCATGGATCAGGTGAAGCCTTATTTAAGTGACGGTGACTATAACGAAGCGTTTCATAAGTTTGCCACGGAATGCGACGATTTTATCACACAGGCAAATGAGGCAGAGCCATACGATGTGGAAAATCTTCCGAAGGAGCCTTTTGATGTGGGGGTAAATCTGCTGATCGCTCTTGCAGTGGGGCTTGTAGCAGGATTACTGGTGACCGGAAATATGAGAAGAAAGCTGAAAACTGTGCGAAAACAGGATCGGGCGGCTTCTTATGTGCGACAGGGCAGTATGGAGGTGACCAGAAGTAATGATTTTTACCTCTACAGTACAGTATCAAAATCCGCAAAACCGAAAAATGAGGATAGTAACGGTGGTTCCAGCACCCATACATCATCTTCCGGTGATACCTTCGGTGGTTCCAGCGGGAAATTCTGA